The DNA sequence CTGGCTGTCCCACTACGATCTGCTGGGGTTCCAGGCCGAACGCGACCTTGGCGCCTTTGCCGAAAGCGCGCGCCAGCTGGCGGACGGCGATCAGGTCGCGCCGGACCGCTTCCGGCTGTCGGGACGCATGGTCCGCACGCAGGTCTTTCCGATCGGCATCGACGCCGCGGCCTTCATCACCGAGGCGGCAGACGCCCCCGACAGCGACCGTATGCGCCTGTTGACCGGGGCCAAGATGATGATCGGCGTCGACCGGCTGGATTATTCCAAGGGCATCCCGCAGCGGTTCCGGGCCTATCAGCTGCTGCTGGAAAAGATCCCCGACCTGCATGAGAAGATCTCGTTCCTGCAGATCGCGCCCCCGACGCGGGGCGAGGTCGAAGCCTATCAGGACATCCGGGAGGAGACCGAACACCTGGCCGGACGCATCAACGGCCAATTCGCGACGCTGAACTGGACGCCGATCCGGTTCATTCACCGGCCGTTCCCGCGTCCCGTTCTGGCGGGGCTGTACCGGCAGGCGCGCATCGGGTTGGTCACGCCGCTGGCCGACGGGATGAACCTGGTCGCCAAGGAATACGTCGCCGCCCAGAACCCCGACGATCCGGGCGTGCTGATCCTGTCGCGCTTTGCCGGGGCCGCAGAGACCATGGCCGAGGCGCTGATCATCAACCCCCACGACCCGCATGATCTGGCCGTCGCGATGGCCCAGGCGATGCGGATGTCGCAAGCCGAACGCCGCGACCGCCATGCCGCCCTGCTGGAAGGTGTAGTGGACCACGATGTCGCCTGGTGGTCGCGCACCTATCTGGAGGCGCTGACGGTGCGGTGATTCGCGCGGGGTGTGCCTAAGGATCGGGCAATACCCTTAAATTGCGCCCGGTCCCGTGGCAGCGCACGTCCCGGTTGACCGAGCGGCGCGGCCTTCGGTGACAGGAGCGCGGGTCCGGCGCATGGTGGACCTATGAAGCAGATGCTTCGTGGCGTCCTCCTCCCGGTCCGGCCACGGACACTTCGGAAAGCCGCCGGTCCTGCCGCCCCCCTCCTCCCTGCGGCCAGGTCCGGCGGTCTTTTCGTCTCAGCCGATCAGGCCCGCCACGTGGCGCAGGGCTGCGGCATAGCCGTTCAGCCCCAGCCCCGCGATCACCCCGTCGGCGCGCTTTGACACGAACGAATGGTGGCGGAACGCCTCGCGTTTGTGGACCTGGCTGATATGGACCTCGATCACCGGGCCGTCGAAGGCGTTCAGCGCATCCAGCACCGCGACCGAGGTATGGGTCAGTGCCGCCGGGTTGATGACGATGGCCGCGGCTTCCAGCCGGGCTTCGTGGATCCAGTCGACGATCTGGCCTTCCCAGTTCGACTGCAGGAAGCGGATGTCATGCGGGGCGGCGGCCTTGCGGCACAGCGCCTCGAGATCGGCCAGCGTCTCGTGGCCATAGACCTCGGGCTGGCGCTGGCCCAGCAGGTTCAGGTTCGGACCGTTCAGGACATGGATCAGCGGCATCGGGGTCTCCTTGCTGGGGCTTGCTAGCGCGGGCGGGTGTCAGCCCGCAAGCGCGGTGACGGGGGCGGCGCGATGGGCGGGGTCGATCATGCGCAGCGCCGGAGGATCGTCCGACAGGATCGCCACCGCGCCGGGGGCGAGAGGGCCGGACCACAGCACCGCCCCGTCGTGACCGATCAGCGCCAGCCGGTCGCCCTGCATCCGCAGCACGCCCGGCCCCGGCGCTTGCCACAGGACCGCGCCGCCCCGCATCAGCCGCGGCCCGGCATCGGGGTCGTTCTCCAGCCGCACGGGGCCGCAGGTCAGCACCTGTCCGGGCCACAGCGGGCCGTCCATCCGGTCGGTGGGCGCACATTCCCCGGTCAGCCCGCGCGCCAGCAGGGCGGCCAGCGTGGCGCGGTCCCACCCGTGATGGGGCGCCGCCGCGGTCAGGACCACCATCTTGGCCAGCGCCGCGACGGGCGTCATGTCGCCCCCCGCGACGGCGCCTGTCGCCGCGATCCAGGCCCCGGCGGCGTAATCGAACGCGCCGACCTGCCCGCCGATCACCCGGCTGGCGATCAGCACGGGCATGTCCGCATCCGCCAGCACCTGGGCCATCGCGCCATCTCCTGCGGGGACATTGCCGGGGCCGAACCCTTCCAGCACTAGGCCGGTCGCGCCCTGGTCCAGCGCCGCGCGCACCTGCTGCGCTAGCATCGGGGCGGCGGTGCGGTGATCGGCGGGCACGGCCGTGATCTGCACCGCGCGCTGATCGTCGATGCAGGCCTGCACCGCGTCCAGCTGGGCCATCGCCTGCGCATGGGCCGCGGGCGCGTCCAGCGCAAGGTCGGGGGCGGCGGGGCCGGGCAGGGGCGCGACCGTGCCCCGGCGGATGCCGATGCCGCGTTCCGCCAGGGGCGCCAGATGCGGGCTGTCGAAAGCCGCGAAGCGTGTCGTCGACACCTTGAGTGCGCGGCACCCGCGCAGCAGGCGTCCGTCGAAGAAGATCGCGACCTCGGGCAGGCGCAGGCGGGCGCAGGACAGTGCGCCGGTCAGGTTGGCCAGCGCATCGCTGCCCGCGTTCAGGACCAGCCCGGCGGGGGTGTCGGTGAACAGCGGCAGCTGTGCGCCCGTCAGGATCACCGGCTTGGACAGCGCCGCGCGGGCCAGCCCCAGATCGTCGAACACGTTCAGCAGCAGGGGCAGCGCCGCGCCGGTGTAATCCATCGTGTCGGTGCCGTGCAGGATTACGAAGGCGTCGTGGTCGGCATAGAGGTCCAGCACCCGCCGCGCGATCCGGCACCAGTCGGACGGGCGCAGGTCGGTGCTGTCCAGCGTTCCGGGCCCGTCATCCGAAAACCGCAGTCCCATGTCGAAATGCAGCGCGTCCCCCGGCAGGGCCGCCGCCAGCGCCGGCCCCAGCAGATCGTTCGCGCCGCGGGCAAAGCGGTCCGCCGCCATGGGGGCCAGCGGCTGGCCCGTGCTGCTGATCGTGCCGCCCGTGTTGATGATGCAGATGCGCATGAGGGTCCCCCGTTCCCGGACCGCTATAGAACGCTCAGGCGGTGCCGATCCAGCCCCGCAGAAAGCTGGCAAGGTTGTGCGTCAGATCCTCGGACAGATAGCCGCCCTCCTGGACGATGACGGTGGGCAGGCCCGCGGCGCGGATGCGGGCGGCGGCGCGGGCGAAACCCGGGGTGGTGACGCGCAGCCCGCGAAACGGGTCGTTCTCGTGCGCGTCCAGCCCCAGGGCCAGGACAAGCGCCCCCGGCGCGAAATCCGCGATGCGGTCCAGCGCGCGGTCGATGGCGTCCAGCCAGACGGCATCGTCCGATCCCAGGGGCAGCGGCAGGTTCAGGTTGGTGCCGGCCGGCCCCACCTCATGCACATGGCCCAGATAGAAGGGGTAGAACGCGTCCGGATCGGCATGAACGGACACGGTCAGCACGTCGGCACGGTCAAAAAAGATCTGCTGCGTGCCGTTGCCGTGATGGACATCGATGTCCAGGATGGCGACCCGGTCATGCGCCGCGCGCAGGGCCTGCGCGGCGATGGCGGAATTGTTCAGGAAACAGTGCCCCGCCGCGGTGTCTGCATCGGCATGGTGCCCCGGCGGGCGGCACAGCGCATAGGCCGCGCCCGCACCGTCCAGCACCGCGCGGGTGGCCGCCAGCGCGGTGTCCACCCCGCGCAGCGCCGCCGCGTAGGTGTGCTGCCCAAGCGGACAGCCGGTATCGGCCATGTGCCAGCCCGCCCGCCCGGTGATCCCCGACGGATAGGTCTGGTCGGCCTTCTGCGGATGCAGGTTGGCCACGACCTCGGCCCCCGCGCCGGGGGCCGTCTGCCATTCGTCCCATGCGGTTTCCAGAAATTGCAGATAGCGCGCCGTGTGAACCGCGTGCATGGGGGCGCGGTCGGCCACCGGCGGATCGGTCGCGGTCAACCCCGCGGCGGCGATGCCCGCCAGCAGGCGGTCCGCACGTTCGGCGGTTTCCTTGTTCGCCATCGGCACCCCGCGCAGCATCCAGAACCGGGGATCGTGGGCGGCGGTGTCGGGTGCGTAAAAGCAGGGCAGGCTGTCCATGCGGCGCAGGCTAGGACGCGCGCGCCGCGTCGGCAAGATCAGAAGCCGCTATGCGTCTTCAGGAACTCCGCCTCCTCGGGGGTGCTGTCGCGGCCCAGGATCGCGTTGCGATGCGGAAAGCGGCCGAAGCGTTCGACGATGTCGCGATGCTCGCGCGCGAAATGCAGCGAATGGTCGTTGCCCAGGTCTTCGTACAGCGCCACCGACCGGGTCTGGTCGGCCAGATCCTCGCTGTGCATGAACGGCAGATAGAAGAACTGCCGCCGGTCGGGGGCCTGGCCCACGTCATGGCCCATGTCAAGCGCGGTCCGCGCGTGGCGCAGCGCCAGGTCGTTCGATTCGAAGCTGCGCGGCCCGCCGCGATAGATATTGCGCGGGAACTGGTCCAGCACGATCACCAGAGCCAGCGCGCTGTCGGGCGCGTCCATCCAGTCGTCCAGCCGCCCGGCATGCGCGGCCTCGTAGGTGTCGCTGAAACGGGCGGCGATGTCGCGGTCGATGTCGTCCGACTTGGCGAACCAATAGGGGCGCATCTGGTCCGAAAACCAGAACTCCAGCACCTCGTGGGGGGTCTTGGGCATGGGTCTCTCCGTCACGGCAAGGGGATGTGTTCGTCGCGGTCGCCCGGCGGCAGGTCGAACCGTCCTTGCCCCCAACGCGCCTCGCGCCATTCCTGTTTCGCGGCCTCGATCCGTTCGCGCGACGACGCGACGAAGTTCCACCAGATGTGGCGCGGCCCGTTCAGCGTGGCACC is a window from the Paracoccus marcusii genome containing:
- the aroQ gene encoding type II 3-dehydroquinate dehydratase, coding for MPLIHVLNGPNLNLLGQRQPEVYGHETLADLEALCRKAAAPHDIRFLQSNWEGQIVDWIHEARLEAAAIVINPAALTHTSVAVLDALNAFDGPVIEVHISQVHKREAFRHHSFVSKRADGVIAGLGLNGYAAALRHVAGLIG
- a CDS encoding DUF924 family protein; this encodes MPKTPHEVLEFWFSDQMRPYWFAKSDDIDRDIAARFSDTYEAAHAGRLDDWMDAPDSALALVIVLDQFPRNIYRGGPRSFESNDLALRHARTALDMGHDVGQAPDRRQFFYLPFMHSEDLADQTRSVALYEDLGNDHSLHFAREHRDIVERFGRFPHRNAILGRDSTPEEAEFLKTHSGF
- a CDS encoding alpha,alpha-trehalose-phosphate synthase (UDP-forming); amino-acid sequence: MSTEPRLIVVSNRLPLGDDPSGGLVVALEDALRSSGGVWVGFSGEVTDDPAPDLQDHPGAAFQRLSFDLTPQEHDEYYLGYSNSILWPLCHGRPNLMRIRPEYLDGYARVNQRIARMLLPVLRPDDRIWVQDYHLFPLAAELRALGVENPIGHFLHIPFPGPADCAALPNPAQLFDWLSHYDLLGFQAERDLGAFAESARQLADGDQVAPDRFRLSGRMVRTQVFPIGIDAAAFITEAADAPDSDRMRLLTGAKMMIGVDRLDYSKGIPQRFRAYQLLLEKIPDLHEKISFLQIAPPTRGEVEAYQDIREETEHLAGRINGQFATLNWTPIRFIHRPFPRPVLAGLYRQARIGLVTPLADGMNLVAKEYVAAQNPDDPGVLILSRFAGAAETMAEALIINPHDPHDLAVAMAQAMRMSQAERRDRHAALLEGVVDHDVAWWSRTYLEALTVR
- a CDS encoding histone deacetylase family protein, translating into MPTRRARPSLRRMDSLPCFYAPDTAAHDPRFWMLRGVPMANKETAERADRLLAGIAAAGLTATDPPVADRAPMHAVHTARYLQFLETAWDEWQTAPGAGAEVVANLHPQKADQTYPSGITGRAGWHMADTGCPLGQHTYAAALRGVDTALAATRAVLDGAGAAYALCRPPGHHADADTAAGHCFLNNSAIAAQALRAAHDRVAILDIDVHHGNGTQQIFFDRADVLTVSVHADPDAFYPFYLGHVHEVGPAGTNLNLPLPLGSDDAVWLDAIDRALDRIADFAPGALVLALGLDAHENDPFRGLRVTTPGFARAAARIRAAGLPTVIVQEGGYLSEDLTHNLASFLRGWIGTA
- a CDS encoding asparaginase domain-containing protein, with translation MRICIINTGGTISSTGQPLAPMAADRFARGANDLLGPALAAALPGDALHFDMGLRFSDDGPGTLDSTDLRPSDWCRIARRVLDLYADHDAFVILHGTDTMDYTGAALPLLLNVFDDLGLARAALSKPVILTGAQLPLFTDTPAGLVLNAGSDALANLTGALSCARLRLPEVAIFFDGRLLRGCRALKVSTTRFAAFDSPHLAPLAERGIGIRRGTVAPLPGPAAPDLALDAPAAHAQAMAQLDAVQACIDDQRAVQITAVPADHRTAAPMLAQQVRAALDQGATGLVLEGFGPGNVPAGDGAMAQVLADADMPVLIASRVIGGQVGAFDYAAGAWIAATGAVAGGDMTPVAALAKMVVLTAAAPHHGWDRATLAALLARGLTGECAPTDRMDGPLWPGQVLTCGPVRLENDPDAGPRLMRGGAVLWQAPGPGVLRMQGDRLALIGHDGAVLWSGPLAPGAVAILSDDPPALRMIDPAHRAAPVTALAG